Proteins encoded by one window of Deltaproteobacteria bacterium:
- a CDS encoding hemolysin family protein, translating into MEIDAPLRIYFLFFLFWGLVFFTSSEAALFGLGRLNLQKLKEEEHPRHSLIDRLLSRPRQLLISLLIGNEAINVAISSLASALFIGLWGDAAKWLAIPVVVFIILLFGEVIPKTIAMNYPDKIAPLVAGPVDQFATIVSPLRWILEKIVDGVLKLFRVVPESSPPPLTEEVFKELVATSQKEGTLEELEKDLIHRVFRFGDQTVKNIMTPRAAVFALPDHTQLENAIEALREHRFSRIPVFGENPDNIVGILYAKELLGAPGKERRTGETSLRNFLRKPYFIPPSKKLDDLFREFRKQRIHLAVVVNEYGGLSGIVTLEDLLEELFGEIYDEMDFEREGMKEKRKRQRGNIRGNKTTN; encoded by the coding sequence TTGGAGATTGATGCCCCTTTAAGAATTTATTTCCTTTTTTTCCTCTTCTGGGGCCTGGTCTTTTTCACTTCTTCCGAGGCTGCCCTGTTTGGCCTGGGGCGTCTTAACCTGCAGAAGCTTAAAGAGGAAGAGCATCCCCGCCATTCGCTGATCGACCGCCTGTTGAGCCGGCCCCGGCAATTGCTTATTTCTCTTTTAATCGGCAACGAAGCCATCAACGTGGCCATTTCCTCTTTGGCCAGCGCCCTGTTCATCGGTTTATGGGGAGATGCGGCCAAATGGCTGGCGATCCCTGTAGTCGTTTTTATTATTTTACTTTTCGGGGAAGTGATCCCCAAGACCATTGCGATGAATTATCCGGATAAAATCGCCCCCTTGGTCGCTGGACCCGTTGATCAGTTTGCCACCATCGTAAGTCCCCTTCGCTGGATTTTGGAAAAAATCGTTGATGGCGTGCTGAAGCTTTTCCGGGTCGTACCGGAATCTTCCCCTCCTCCGTTGACCGAAGAAGTTTTTAAAGAGTTGGTGGCCACCAGTCAAAAAGAAGGAACCTTGGAAGAGCTGGAGAAGGATCTAATCCACCGGGTGTTCCGGTTCGGGGATCAGACTGTAAAAAACATCATGACACCCCGCGCCGCTGTTTTTGCCCTTCCGGATCATACGCAATTGGAGAATGCCATCGAAGCTTTAAGGGAGCATCGGTTTTCCCGCATTCCCGTTTTTGGTGAAAACCCTGACAACATTGTAGGGATCTTGTATGCCAAGGAACTTTTGGGTGCACCGGGGAAAGAGAGAAGAACCGGAGAAACGAGTTTACGGAATTTTCTGCGAAAACCTTACTTCATTCCCCCAAGTAAAAAATTAGATGACTTGTTTCGGGAATTCAGAAAACAAAGAATCCACTTAGCCGTTGTGGTCAATGAGTATGGGGGTTTATCCGGGATCGTTACCCTGGAAGACTTGCTGGAGGAATTGTTCGGGGAAATTTATGACGAGATGGATTTTGAACGTGAGGGTATGAAGGAGAAAAGGAAGAGGCAGAGAGGGAATATTCGTGGCAATAAAACTACCAACTGA
- the thiL gene encoding thiamine-phosphate kinase, translating into MELREIGEFGLIARIKKNIPPILPGVLRGIGDDAAISSLTPGTELVSTVDLLLEGVHFNLSFTSAHLLGRKSLAVNLSDIAAMGANPRFALLSLAIPPRTSVEFIDDFVGGVLEMAGAHDVALIGGDTSSSPERLLISVTLLGEGKKENLVCRCGAQPGDDLYVTGTLGDSLLGLQVAQKREGKPTSSDEVYLMERHLNPIPRVQEGKTLAERGLARAMIDVSDGLYSDLGHICEESKVGATVWVERIPLSAPFQSLATVPEGQNWQWAVKGGEDYELLFSAAPEKALELKELAQHWKCGLACIGKVEPFPKGVIIRNEQGPVDYTFLKGYDHFA; encoded by the coding sequence GTGGAACTTCGAGAAATCGGTGAATTCGGCCTCATTGCCAGGATTAAAAAAAACATCCCCCCCATTTTGCCCGGTGTACTCAGGGGAATTGGCGACGACGCTGCCATTTCATCTTTAACCCCGGGGACCGAACTTGTCTCCACAGTGGACCTCCTGCTGGAAGGGGTTCATTTTAACCTGTCTTTCACTTCCGCCCATCTTTTAGGTAGAAAATCTTTAGCCGTTAACCTGAGCGATATTGCGGCCATGGGGGCTAACCCCCGTTTTGCCCTCCTTTCCTTAGCCATTCCTCCGAGAACGAGTGTGGAATTTATTGATGATTTTGTGGGCGGTGTTTTGGAAATGGCCGGAGCGCATGATGTTGCCTTGATCGGGGGTGATACTTCTTCCTCGCCTGAAAGGTTATTGATCAGCGTCACTCTTTTGGGGGAAGGAAAAAAAGAAAATTTGGTTTGCCGGTGTGGAGCTCAACCCGGGGATGACCTTTATGTCACAGGCACATTGGGGGATTCACTCCTTGGGCTGCAAGTGGCCCAAAAGAGAGAGGGGAAACCAACTTCCTCAGATGAAGTCTATCTCATGGAAAGACACTTGAACCCCATCCCCCGGGTTCAAGAAGGTAAAACCCTGGCGGAAAGAGGTTTGGCCAGGGCAATGATCGATGTGAGCGATGGCCTTTATTCCGACCTTGGGCATATCTGTGAAGAAAGTAAGGTGGGGGCGACAGTCTGGGTGGAGCGGATCCCCCTTTCTGCCCCTTTTCAGTCCCTTGCTACAGTTCCGGAAGGGCAAAACTGGCAATGGGCCGTAAAAGGCGGGGAGGATTACGAATTGCTATTCTCCGCGGCACCGGAGAAGGCATTGGAGCTTAAAGAATTGGCCCAACATTGGAAATGTGGCCTGGCCTGCATTGGAAAAGTAGAACCTTTTCCCAAAGGTGTTATCATCCGGAATGAGCAGGGTCCGGTAGACTATACCTTTCTTAAAGGATATGATCATTTTGCGTGA